Sequence from the Gloeocapsopsis dulcis genome:
CCAACAGTGAAGTTGCTCGCTGTCTTGTTGGCAACCTTGATTCCTTAACCATTCTTCAATATTCGGCAGGGCATGGTTATATAAGGGAGTATCAGCTGAAGGAAGAGACATAGAATTAGATTTTAGATTGATAGGTTGGGAAGTTTAATGCTCTGTTGCACTACAGTTGGTGGTTTTAAGCTAGTTGTTGACTGGATGTCTCCACGAGTGAGCGCAACTGTAATTGCTAGTACGATACAGCAGACAAAAGTTAACAGTAACAGAAATAAAGCGAAAATTTCTCCAGATGACAAAGGACGATCTGTAGGTTCGAGGTATGCTGAGCGCGATCGCCAAGCATGAGTAGATGCAGGGCGGTTAAGATCTACAGGAACTTGAATCACAGCAACTCGTGAGTAGCCAATTTTTAAGTCGTATTGCGATCGCCGCTCTGGACTACTGAGCGTAGCATAGGCTTCATTAATTTGCTGAAACTTAGCTGTTGCATTTGCTTTTGGTAAATCTGTGGTATCGGGATGGTAACGTTTACTGAGTTCCCGATAGGCGCGGCGAATTTCTATCGGGGATGCTGAAGGGTGAATTCCCAGCAACGCATAGTAGCTGTTTTGATGGATAGATGTGCGATCGCGCTCCTGTTGTGACATTGCTTGATCTTGACTTAGAGCAGTTTAATTCAGCATTCACAATACTTTTGTCTATTTTAACTTCAACGGCAACAAGTCCCACTCCATAGCCGCAGACTTGGAGCTGGGATGAATTGCCGACCGGAGCTTTACTTTATCACGAAAAAGATTTATGGTAGAAAAAGTGAAGTTGACTGGTCGATATGCTCAAGGTTGTCAAAATCAGGATATATCCGACACAAGAGCAAGAGATATCTCTTGGCAAGAGCTTTGGTTGCGCTCGTTGGCTATGGAATAGGTTTCTAGCCCAAAACAATGAGGTTTATAAGGAAACAGGTAAGGGTTTATCCAGATTTGATTACCAGAAGCAATTACCACAACTCAAGAAAGAGCTTGAGTGGTTGAGTGAAGTTTATTCACAATGCCTTCAAGTCGTTTGTCTGAATCTCAGCCGCGCTTTTATCAACTTCTTTGAAGGTAGGGCAAGGTATCCAAGATTCAAGTCCAAGCATGGTAGGCAGTCAATCACTTATCCTCAGAACGTCAAAGTTGAAGGAAACTATCTCAAAGTCCCAAAAGTAGGCAATATTTTCGGCAAAATTCATAGAGAGGTTGTAGGCAAACTCAAGAGTGTTACCTTGTCTAAAAATCCGGATGGAAAGTATGACGCTTCTTTGTTGTTAGAAGATGGCGTGAGTGCTGTTACTCGCAAGAGTGATGGTCAAGCAATCGGACTTGACTTAGGTTTGACTGATTTTGTTGTTACTTCGGATAGTACCAAAATCAAACAACCTAGATGGATGAGGAAAAGAGAAAGAAATCTCAAACGCAAGCAACAAAATCTAGCCCGTAAAGTCAAAGGCTCTAAAAGTAGAGACAAAGCTAGGAGATTAGTTGCTAAAACTCATTCGCGCATTGCTCGTTGTCGCGAAGACTTTCTACACAAGCTATCCCGCAAGATAGTAAACAAAAACCAAGTGATTGTTGTAGAAGACTTGCACGTAAAAGGAATGGTACAAAACCCAAACTTATCTAAGGCAATTAGTCAGGTAGGTTGGGGGATGTTTTGTACCATGCTCAAATACAAGGCTGAGGCAGCAGGTAAAATTTATCTAGAAGTAAGTAGATTTTTCCCTTCTAGTAAAACTTGCCATGTCTGTCTAAACGTTGTTGGTAGTTTACCGTTGGATATTCGCTCTTGGACTTGTAGTTCTTGTGCTACAAGTCATGACAGAGATATCAATGCTGCTATCAATATCAGAAACGAAGGCTTGCGGATTTTGGCTTCGGGAACCGGAGCTACAGCGGAGGGAGTCTCTGTAAGTCCTAAACGGGGGCGTAAAAAGTCCACGGTCGAGGCTTGAGCCAATGAACTCCGAAGCCCACGCTATACTGCAAAGCAGTTAGCGATGGGTAGTTCACAACTAGATTTACCGCTGCGCGGAGTTATGAAGAATGAATTTTGAATTAAAGATAATAACTTTGTATGGAGTTGACTCAAATCTCAAAACTTTGAGTGTCGAGGTTGTGTTTGGTTGGTTGTTAGAGTGAGGCGGCATTAAATACCTTTTCTACAGAAATGGTTTGGATATATGTGTATGTTTACAAACACCACAAATTGCAGCGAGCAATATCCAAGCTAAAGTATTAAGGCGTAAATCAAAAATTGTCACGTCTACAGTATTGAATACTACACAAGCAAAAAATGCGACGAGATAACTAAAAAAAATTAATTTATCTTGAGCAATTTGTATTTCATCTGAATTAATAGATTGCCAATTACGTAATAGTTGAATACTGCGAAACAAAATCCAACCAACCCAGAGACTTAAGAACACAATACCTAATATTCCTGTTTCTGCTGCGAACATAAGGAAAAAGTTATGCGGGTGTCCTAGCCAAACATGCATGTGATTCTCATATAAGGGTGTGAAATTACGTAATCCCCAGCCGGTTAAAGGACGTTGTTGAGTTAAAGACAGAGCAAACTGCCATTGAGTAGTGCGTAAAAAAGGAATTGGTCGATTGGGGTAGAGTTGGTCTGTTAATCTTACCCAGAAGAACTGAGGCACAACTGTTCGCAATAAATTATTCAACGGTGAGGGAGCAAAAGCAGCTAAAAAAATAGCACCAATGATCGCACTAACTCCCATCACTAACCACCGCCAGCCTTGGTAAACTGCGAAGGCAAAAATTGCGCAGCAAGCGATCGCCCAAGCATTACGCGAATTTGTCAAGATTAAAGCAGCAAAGTTACCCACAACTGCCATCAATAAGAGCTTATTGTTATTGATCTGTTTTACTTTTGCTGTGAGACCCTCCAGCCATAAACCTAGTGCCAAAATAAAAGTAATGACTAAATAACCCGCAAGAATATTGGCGTACATGAAAACAGAAGCCATGCGCCCAGGGGGATTACCTTGAGCCACTAGTGTCCAACCAAGAACACCTGACAACGATGCTGGAGTTGTCCAATTTAATAACAATTGCCCAAAGCCAAGCACGATCGCTGGGATAGATGTTATCACCAGGATTTTAGCTAATTGCCGCAACTGAGCAGGTGTTTGAATAAGAGTACTAAAGGCAGCAAATAAGATAAAAAAGGGTAAGAAATTGAATAAACCTAAAGTCGCCGCCACACGGTCATAAGCAAAAATAGCTGTGAGAACTAACCAAGTAGCTAAAATGGCTAAGCCCCAGTACAACGGCGAGTTGACAATGTTGCGATACTTGTGCCGCCAGGTATCAACCAATGCTAAAAATATTCCTAAAGCTCCTAAAATAGGAACTAAGGGAAAAGCAAGTAACCCCAGTTGAGCAAGGCTCCAGGCAGTTTGCAGACGGGCAGTAGAGTGCTGCTGCAATAATACTCGTTTCTTGCCCATCTCCTCGTTTTCTCCAATTACGCAAGCTGCCAATACTCGGTGCGAGTTAAGCGAATTTGCGCCAGGGCAAAGATTGTTGGAATAATACGATCGTAGTTAGTAGCGATCGCCCGCCATCCTAAATCAGCAAAGAACCACGTCCATAATGCAGGTCCCATCCAGGCAAAGATACCACGAACTGCGCCGTAACGTGCTGCACTCGTTGCCATACCTTGTCGTGCTGTTTGCAATGCTAGATGGCTTTGAAATTGAGTTGCTGCTGCGGCACCACCTTTAACAAGTGCTTGTTTGGCAACTTGGTAGCTAGCAAAATGGAGAGCAAACTGTCGGGCAATTTGTTGTAATAGGATAGGCTTCAACACCGAACTGACAGCTAAAGCACTACCACCTTTAACTAGCAAGGCTACTGGATTTTGCTGAACTATTGAGGGGACTTTTTCTGTCAATTTTAATTTAGTGAGCGATCGCTGTACTCGCAGTGTTATGCTTTGTTGCTCTTGGGTGGGGAGTTGTTTCCAGGCGCGTCCCAATAAATTTAAGAATACTTCTGCCTCTAAGTCAGTGGTAGCTAAATTATTAGAGTACGGAATTTTCAGATAACGACAGACTCGAATTAATGTTTGTCGATAAGTTACTTGTTCTGTACGCCTTTGTAACACTGTCACGCCATCTGCGGCTAAATAGCGAAATCGCTGCTCAATGGCGTCTAGCCAGGAAGAGCGATCGCGGCTTTGCACTTCTATTGGCTCAGGAGTGTGTAAATAATCAAGCGGATTAAATTTACGGCAAAATAAAATATCTGTGAGTTGTTGCAACTCGTCTTCAGTGGCTAATTCTAGCGCCGCTCTCAGCTCGTCCAACGTCGCTTCCTCCAAGTCCCTAGTCTACCTTATTCTACTCTCTACTTTTCTAGGTTAATACTTACAGCAGGTTGGATCGAGTTAATTTATTGATTTGACAGAAATTTCTTTAGTTTCTGCCCTCATGTCGAGCGATCGCTACATTAGTTTAGCTACCTAGTGAATTCTTACTGTTTTATCCAAATTTTTGTTTAATTGAAGGTATTCTTTAATACAACATAAATATTAATTTAGAAATTTGCTTTAATAGAGGTTTAAGCTGTCTTTTTGCAACATCAAGGTAATTCAGCAGGGAGTAGTTTTTACTACATCTTTACTTTTTATTTTGTTAGCTGGCTTACATTACTCACTTTTTTTATGAAAGGAAAGTTGAAGATCTCATCAATTGAAATATTTTGTTTTGTATAGATTTATGCTGAACCGATACCCTTTAAAATAACTTAGTTTATATATTAAGGTAGTGGTGCATTACGCTTTCAACAAGCAGTATCGGTTTTATCAATCTGATTTCACCATTTCTATAAAATAAAAGTTGGTTTGCAAACAAGATAAGCAGTTGATAAGTAGTGTCATACAAGAATGCTATTACTCTAAGCCTCACTGCTAGCCTCTAAGAGGAGTGTCAGTTACGAAAGGGTGTTGAGAATCTGTAACCTGCACACAGCGTCAAGTAAACTGGGGTGAAGTTGAAAAATGTTTAAAACAGTAGTTAATTTAACCCAGCAAGCCGTCATAACAGAAATTGAAAACGTTTTAGATACGTATCCG
This genomic interval carries:
- a CDS encoding J domain-containing protein, translated to MSQQERDRTSIHQNSYYALLGIHPSASPIEIRRAYRELSKRYHPDTTDLPKANATAKFQQINEAYATLSSPERRSQYDLKIGYSRVAVIQVPVDLNRPASTHAWRSRSAYLEPTDRPLSSGEIFALFLLLLTFVCCIVLAITVALTRGDIQSTTSLKPPTVVQQSIKLPNLSI
- a CDS encoding RNA-guided endonuclease InsQ/TnpB family protein — protein: MLKVVKIRIYPTQEQEISLGKSFGCARWLWNRFLAQNNEVYKETGKGLSRFDYQKQLPQLKKELEWLSEVYSQCLQVVCLNLSRAFINFFEGRARYPRFKSKHGRQSITYPQNVKVEGNYLKVPKVGNIFGKIHREVVGKLKSVTLSKNPDGKYDASLLLEDGVSAVTRKSDGQAIGLDLGLTDFVVTSDSTKIKQPRWMRKRERNLKRKQQNLARKVKGSKSRDKARRLVAKTHSRIARCREDFLHKLSRKIVNKNQVIVVEDLHVKGMVQNPNLSKAISQVGWGMFCTMLKYKAEAAGKIYLEVSRFFPSSKTCHVCLNVVGSLPLDIRSWTCSSCATSHDRDINAAINIRNEGLRILASGTGATAEGVSVSPKRGRKKSTVEA
- a CDS encoding O-antigen ligase family protein, whose protein sequence is MGKKRVLLQQHSTARLQTAWSLAQLGLLAFPLVPILGALGIFLALVDTWRHKYRNIVNSPLYWGLAILATWLVLTAIFAYDRVAATLGLFNFLPFFILFAAFSTLIQTPAQLRQLAKILVITSIPAIVLGFGQLLLNWTTPASLSGVLGWTLVAQGNPPGRMASVFMYANILAGYLVITFILALGLWLEGLTAKVKQINNNKLLLMAVVGNFAALILTNSRNAWAIACCAIFAFAVYQGWRWLVMGVSAIIGAIFLAAFAPSPLNNLLRTVVPQFFWVRLTDQLYPNRPIPFLRTTQWQFALSLTQQRPLTGWGLRNFTPLYENHMHVWLGHPHNFFLMFAAETGILGIVFLSLWVGWILFRSIQLLRNWQSINSDEIQIAQDKLIFFSYLVAFFACVVFNTVDVTIFDLRLNTLAWILLAAICGVCKHTHISKPFL
- a CDS encoding YaaW family protein produces the protein MDELRAALELATEDELQQLTDILFCRKFNPLDYLHTPEPIEVQSRDRSSWLDAIEQRFRYLAADGVTVLQRRTEQVTYRQTLIRVCRYLKIPYSNNLATTDLEAEVFLNLLGRAWKQLPTQEQQSITLRVQRSLTKLKLTEKVPSIVQQNPVALLVKGGSALAVSSVLKPILLQQIARQFALHFASYQVAKQALVKGGAAAATQFQSHLALQTARQGMATSAARYGAVRGIFAWMGPALWTWFFADLGWRAIATNYDRIIPTIFALAQIRLTRTEYWQLA